The following proteins are co-located in the Wenzhouxiangella marina genome:
- the mnmE gene encoding tRNA uridine-5-carboxymethylaminomethyl(34) synthesis GTPase MnmE — protein MSASNDTICAIATPPGRGGVGVIRISGPDAFELARRLSARAPEARRFFLADLRDDQGEVIDQALVLGFRGPASFTGEDVVELQTHGSPVVLEMLLERLVRLGARRARPGEFSERAYLNDRMDLAQAEAIADLIAAGTAQAARAASRSLEGVFSRLVDALHHDLVELRVWVEAALDFPDEDVDFLADGQVAARLDALRTRLDELIEQARAGRLLNDGLRVAIIGKPNAGKSSLLNAMTRRDSAIVTDIPGTTRDVLRETIELGGLPVTLADTAGLRDTEDRVEIEGVRRAEREMHAADLLFWVVDIEDEAAHLPPGLPPELPFIRINNKIDRVGREPRREGRSVDLSALEGRGLDLLEQAVREVLGLQSDGGGEFSARQRHIDALVKAREPLDRGARELAATGSGELLAEELRMAAEALAEITGRMSSDELLGHIFSSFCIGK, from the coding sequence GTGAGTGCTTCGAACGACACCATCTGCGCCATCGCCACGCCCCCGGGGCGCGGCGGCGTGGGCGTGATCCGGATTTCCGGCCCCGACGCCTTCGAGCTGGCCAGGCGTCTGAGCGCCCGAGCGCCCGAAGCGCGGCGGTTCTTCCTGGCCGATCTGCGCGACGATCAGGGTGAGGTCATCGACCAGGCCCTGGTGCTCGGCTTTCGCGGGCCCGCCTCCTTCACCGGTGAAGACGTGGTCGAACTGCAGACCCATGGCTCGCCGGTCGTCCTGGAGATGCTGCTCGAACGTCTCGTTCGCCTGGGTGCCCGTCGCGCCCGACCGGGCGAGTTCTCCGAGCGGGCCTATCTGAACGACCGCATGGATCTGGCCCAGGCCGAGGCGATCGCCGATCTGATCGCCGCCGGCACGGCCCAGGCGGCGCGGGCCGCCAGCCGCAGTCTGGAAGGGGTGTTCTCGAGGCTGGTCGATGCCCTGCATCATGACCTCGTCGAGCTGCGGGTCTGGGTGGAAGCCGCGCTCGATTTCCCCGACGAAGACGTCGATTTCCTGGCCGACGGACAGGTCGCCGCCCGACTCGATGCATTGCGAACTCGCCTCGACGAGCTGATCGAGCAGGCTCGCGCGGGTCGGTTGCTGAACGACGGCCTTCGCGTGGCCATCATCGGTAAACCCAACGCCGGCAAGTCGAGCCTGCTCAATGCCATGACGCGTCGTGATTCGGCCATCGTCACCGACATTCCCGGGACCACCCGCGATGTGCTGCGGGAAACGATCGAGCTCGGCGGCTTGCCCGTTACCCTCGCGGATACGGCGGGCCTGCGCGACACCGAGGATCGAGTGGAGATCGAAGGCGTGCGTCGTGCCGAGCGGGAAATGCATGCCGCCGATCTGCTCTTCTGGGTGGTGGATATCGAGGACGAAGCCGCCCATCTGCCTCCCGGCCTGCCGCCGGAACTGCCGTTCATCCGGATCAACAACAAGATCGATCGAGTGGGTCGTGAACCGAGGCGCGAGGGACGAAGCGTCGATCTTTCAGCGCTCGAGGGCCGCGGTCTGGACCTGCTCGAACAGGCGGTTCGCGAGGTGCTCGGGCTGCAGTCGGACGGTGGCGGGGAGTTTTCCGCCCGCCAGCGCCACATCGATGCCCTGGTGAAGGCGCGCGAACCGCTGGACCGCGGCGCTCGGGAACTCGCGGCCACCGGCTCCGGGGAGTTGTTGGCCGAAGAACTGCGCATGGCCGCCGAGGCACTCGCCGAAATCACCGGCCGAATGAGCTCCGATGAACTCCTCGGCCACATCTTCTCCAGCTTCTGCATCGGCAAATAG
- a CDS encoding CBS domain-containing protein, with protein MHTIRHILANKGGDIWSVKPEDTVFDAIRMMALKGVGALVVLDGDALHGMVSERDYARKVILDGRSSRETRVREICSSPAVTISPKATADEGLALMTRKRFRHLPVVEKGELLGVVSIGDLVTAVIGDQQVLIEQLERYVSG; from the coding sequence ATGCACACGATTCGGCACATCCTGGCCAACAAGGGCGGGGACATCTGGTCGGTCAAACCCGAAGACACGGTCTTCGATGCCATCCGCATGATGGCGCTCAAGGGCGTCGGCGCCCTGGTGGTCCTCGATGGTGATGCGCTGCACGGCATGGTCTCCGAGCGCGACTACGCCCGCAAGGTCATCCTCGACGGTCGTTCCTCACGTGAAACCCGAGTCCGTGAAATCTGCTCCTCCCCTGCGGTGACGATCTCACCCAAGGCCACGGCGGACGAGGGACTGGCCCTGATGACCAGAAAACGCTTCCGCCATCTGCCGGTGGTCGAAAAGGGCGAGCTGCTGGGCGTGGTCTCGATCGGGGATCTGGTCACCGCCGTGATCGGGGATCAGCAGGTTTTGATCGAGCAGTTGGAGCGGTACGTTAGCGGGTGA
- a CDS encoding glutathione S-transferase family protein — MGLLVDGEWKDEWYDTESTGGRFERSKAAFRNWVTADGSAGPTGEGGFKAEPGRYHLYVALACPWAHRTLIFRKLKGLESMISLSVVNPIMREHGWTFRPGYKVQPDPHFNAEFMHQIYTRAMSDYSGRVTVPVLWDKQRETIVSNESADIIRMFNSAFDGVGAKSGDYYPADLRESIDEINALVYDQVNNGVYKSGFATTQDAYEEAVIPLFETLDQLEERLSEQRYLCGDRLTEADWRLFTTLIRFDAVYVGHFKCNLRRIDDYPNLSNYLRDLFQVPGVSETVEMRAIKLHYYGSHDTINPHYIVPLGPALDFHRKHDRDRFGS, encoded by the coding sequence ATGGGTTTGCTGGTGGATGGTGAGTGGAAGGACGAGTGGTACGACACCGAGTCGACCGGCGGGCGCTTCGAGCGGTCCAAGGCGGCGTTTCGGAACTGGGTGACGGCCGATGGGTCGGCGGGGCCCACGGGTGAAGGCGGGTTCAAGGCCGAGCCGGGTCGTTATCACCTGTACGTGGCACTGGCCTGCCCGTGGGCGCATCGGACCCTGATCTTCCGCAAGCTGAAAGGTCTGGAGTCGATGATTTCCCTGTCGGTGGTCAATCCGATCATGCGCGAGCATGGCTGGACCTTCCGGCCCGGCTACAAGGTGCAGCCGGACCCGCACTTCAACGCCGAGTTCATGCACCAGATCTACACCCGGGCCATGTCGGATTACAGCGGCCGGGTCACGGTGCCGGTGCTGTGGGACAAGCAGCGCGAGACGATCGTCAGCAACGAATCGGCCGACATCATCCGGATGTTCAATTCCGCCTTCGACGGGGTGGGGGCGAAGTCAGGCGACTACTATCCCGCCGACCTGCGGGAGTCGATCGACGAGATCAACGCCCTGGTCTACGATCAGGTCAACAACGGGGTCTACAAGTCGGGCTTCGCGACGACTCAGGACGCCTACGAAGAAGCCGTCATTCCCCTGTTCGAAACCCTCGATCAGCTCGAGGAACGCCTCTCCGAGCAGCGCTACCTCTGCGGCGATCGACTGACGGAAGCCGACTGGCGCCTGTTCACCACCCTGATCCGCTTCGACGCGGTCTATGTCGGCCACTTCAAATGCAATCTGCGCCGGATCGACGACTACCCGAACCTGTCCAATTACCTGCGCGACCTGTTCCAGGTGCCGGGTGTCAGCGAGACGGTCGAGATGCGGGCGATCAAGCTGCACTACTACGGCAGCCACGACACGATCAATCCGCACTACATCGTTCCCCTGGGCCCGGCGCTGGATTTCCATCGCAAGCACGATCGCGATCGCTTCGGGAGCTGA
- a CDS encoding DMT family transporter has product MSGRTVHSAIALLIIGNLMAIVSDALIKQASGELAIFQFVAIRLLFTLLLLLPFLSLVDRNRFWAGTRVHLVRAHVGLAGVVCMVFALGALPLATANAIFYVAPVLVVVLAVLFFGERLSWTGGLAVLSGMGGVLVILRPTELSAAGLVALGLAVALAVNALLVRKLPKGQTVVHSLLLNYLLAVPAALLLAIVEGAPLDLDSVRPAFGSALFILAYNATIILAYRQVDANQVTASEYTGILWAVLVGWLWFGELPDALFWIGTGMIVLPLFLQALVSTRPAHRGRPATQVGGSRRATDRLAFPSEAETASESAAPQPSESEPASSS; this is encoded by the coding sequence ATGTCCGGCCGCACCGTTCACAGCGCCATCGCCTTGCTGATCATCGGCAATCTGATGGCGATCGTTTCCGATGCTCTGATCAAACAGGCCAGCGGGGAGTTGGCGATCTTCCAGTTCGTGGCGATTCGCCTGCTCTTCACCCTGCTCCTGTTGCTGCCCTTCCTGTCGCTCGTGGATCGCAACCGTTTCTGGGCCGGCACTCGGGTCCACCTCGTTCGGGCGCATGTCGGGCTTGCGGGCGTGGTCTGCATGGTCTTCGCCCTCGGCGCCCTGCCCCTGGCCACCGCCAATGCCATCTTCTACGTTGCACCGGTGCTGGTCGTGGTGCTGGCCGTGCTGTTCTTCGGCGAGCGCCTGAGCTGGACCGGTGGCCTGGCCGTGCTCAGCGGGATGGGTGGTGTGCTGGTGATCCTGCGCCCGACCGAACTGTCTGCCGCGGGCCTGGTTGCCCTGGGTCTGGCCGTTGCCCTGGCCGTCAACGCGCTGCTGGTTCGCAAACTGCCGAAGGGTCAGACGGTGGTACACAGCCTGCTGCTCAACTATCTGCTGGCGGTCCCGGCGGCGCTGCTTCTGGCCATCGTCGAAGGGGCGCCGCTGGATCTGGACTCGGTGCGCCCGGCCTTCGGTTCGGCCCTGTTCATCCTGGCCTACAACGCCACGATCATCCTGGCCTACCGCCAGGTCGATGCCAATCAGGTCACGGCCTCGGAATACACCGGTATCCTCTGGGCCGTGCTCGTCGGTTGGTTGTGGTTCGGGGAACTGCCGGATGCCCTGTTCTGGATCGGCACCGGCATGATCGTCCTGCCGCTGTTCCTGCAGGCGCTGGTCTCGACGCGACCGGCCCATCGTGGTCGGCCGGCCACCCAGGTCGGCGGCTCGCGGCGGGCAACCGACCGCCTCGCCTTCCCGAGCGAAGCAGAAACCGCGAGCGAGTCCGCCGCTCCTCAGCCGTCGGAGTCGGAACCCGCCTCCTCGTCCTGA